One genomic segment of Streptomyces sp. RKND-216 includes these proteins:
- a CDS encoding ArsA family ATPase — translation MLLGPAPELLAARRVVFVGGKGGVGKTSVAAALALGRARAGARVLLVSTDPAHNLGYLWDRPVGDEPVRLAEPSGAGETGGHVDGLEIDPDRTVEQHLSAVSATMRRLLPERMHAPAARHLELARQAPGTHESAALERIAEAVQLGDASYDLVVFDTAPSGHTLRLLALPEQLTAWTETLLANRDRSERFGAALRGLGGDEESDRDAELRRILLRRRDRFARLREVVTDPAQSAFVLVLTAEPLPIAETLEVQEKLTGLGVEVTALAANRRSPADAGELLAQRRKQEDAHLARLRDRLPGVPLLDIPLLPGDLVGPEALATLADHLGNASA, via the coding sequence ATGCTGCTAGGCCCTGCCCCGGAACTCCTCGCCGCGCGCCGGGTCGTCTTCGTCGGCGGCAAGGGGGGCGTCGGCAAGACGTCCGTCGCCGCGGCGCTCGCCCTGGGCCGTGCCCGGGCGGGCGCCCGCGTGCTGCTGGTCTCCACCGACCCCGCACACAACCTCGGCTACCTCTGGGACCGCCCGGTGGGCGACGAGCCCGTACGCCTCGCCGAACCCTCCGGTGCAGGGGAGACCGGGGGCCACGTGGACGGGCTGGAGATCGACCCGGACCGCACGGTCGAACAGCACCTGTCCGCCGTCTCCGCCACGATGCGGCGGCTGCTCCCCGAACGGATGCACGCACCCGCCGCCCGCCACCTGGAGCTGGCCCGGCAGGCCCCCGGCACCCACGAGTCGGCCGCCCTGGAACGGATCGCCGAGGCGGTGCAACTCGGGGACGCCTCCTACGACCTGGTCGTCTTCGACACCGCCCCCTCCGGCCACACGTTGCGGCTGCTCGCCCTACCCGAACAGCTCACGGCCTGGACCGAGACCCTGCTCGCCAACCGCGACCGCTCCGAACGGTTCGGCGCCGCGCTGCGCGGACTCGGCGGCGACGAGGAGAGCGACCGCGACGCCGAGCTGCGCCGCATCCTGCTGCGCCGCCGCGACCGCTTCGCCCGGCTGCGCGAGGTGGTGACGGACCCGGCGCAGTCGGCCTTCGTGCTCGTACTGACCGCCGAACCCCTCCCGATCGCCGAGACGCTGGAGGTGCAGGAGAAGCTCACCGGCCTCGGCGTCGAGGTGACCGCACTCGCCGCCAACCGCCGCTCCCCGGCGGACGCCGGTGAACTCCTCGCCCAGCGGCGGAAACAGGAGGACGCCCATCTCGCCCGCCTCCGGGACCGGCTCCCGGGCGTCCCCCTCCTCGACATCCCGCTCCTCCCGGGCGACCTCGTCGGCCCCGAAGCCCTCGCCACCCTGGCAGACCACCTCGGGAACGCCTCTGCGTGA
- a CDS encoding Gfo/Idh/MocA family oxidoreductase, which produces MPDTVPRTADTAPRAHEPVRVGLVGAGPWARAMHARMLAAGPETTLTAVWARRPEAAREVAGPCGADVAESFDALLGRCEAVAFAVPPAVQAQLAPRAARAGKAVLLEKPLGPDLRTARGVAEAVAEAGVVSQLVLTKRYHPATRDFLRRAAGAEVAGARSCYLHGAFLGGDLATAWRLEHGALLDLGPHLLDLLDETVGRITTVRGTGDPRRWIELTCAHENGAVSQASLSGAVNLPRARTRVELLGPGPELVYDTAELDHEECWPVLRAEFAAAVRTGRASPLDAHRGLRLQQLLEQAVTG; this is translated from the coding sequence ATGCCCGACACCGTCCCCCGTACCGCCGACACCGCCCCCCGCGCCCACGAGCCCGTACGCGTCGGTCTGGTCGGCGCCGGGCCGTGGGCGCGCGCCATGCACGCCCGGATGCTCGCCGCCGGCCCCGAGACCACGCTCACCGCCGTCTGGGCACGGCGGCCGGAGGCCGCCCGGGAGGTCGCCGGACCGTGCGGCGCGGACGTCGCCGAGAGCTTCGACGCACTGCTCGGCCGGTGCGAGGCGGTGGCCTTCGCCGTCCCGCCCGCCGTCCAGGCCCAACTGGCGCCGCGCGCCGCGCGGGCCGGGAAGGCAGTGCTGCTGGAGAAGCCGCTGGGCCCGGACCTGCGCACCGCACGCGGCGTGGCCGAGGCCGTCGCCGAGGCTGGCGTCGTCTCGCAGCTCGTCCTCACCAAGCGGTACCACCCGGCGACCCGCGACTTCCTCCGCCGCGCGGCCGGCGCGGAGGTCGCGGGCGCCCGCTCCTGCTACCTGCACGGCGCCTTCCTCGGCGGCGACCTGGCCACCGCCTGGCGCCTGGAGCACGGCGCCCTGCTCGACCTGGGCCCGCACCTGCTCGACCTCCTCGACGAAACCGTCGGCCGCATCACCACCGTGCGCGGCACGGGCGACCCGCGCCGCTGGATCGAGCTGACCTGCGCGCACGAGAACGGCGCCGTCAGCCAGGCGTCCCTCTCGGGAGCGGTGAACCTCCCGCGCGCCCGCACGCGCGTCGAACTCCTCGGCCCGGGGCCCGAACTGGTCTACGACACGGCCGAACTGGACCACGAGGAGTGCTGGCCGGTGCTGCGCGCCGAGTTCGCCGCCGCCGTCCGCACCGGCCGCGCCTCCCCACTGGACGCCCACCGCGGTCTCCGCCTCCAGCAACTCCTGGAACAGGCCGTGACGGGTTGA
- a CDS encoding ROK family protein has translation MNGTQGTAGHLLRLIRTGTATTRGALQRTTGLSRSTVGHRLDQLFAAGWIREAAPGTGGATAAHPTGGRPSTRLEFDGTHAVVLAADLETRNARAAVLDLNGRTLAEHRGPLLIEDGPDGVLDTLGRWFGTLLGEASVPSARVCGVGLSVPGPVDHASGLVVQPPIMPGWDGYPVAERMRRAYAEHVGDPEGTDAGGPLPVFLDNDANLMAYAEQRAGHADCAAFLLVKVSTGIGAGLVVDGEMYRGIDGGAGDIGHIRLHDRTDALCMCGSYGCLAAVASGRALAGRLTAAGVPTASGSDVSAHLAAGQPDAVRLAREAGRRVGEVLVTVVTVLNPGVLMIAGELAGTPFLTGVRELLYQRAMPRTTAHLEVVTSQLGDRAGLAGAAAMVVEQLYAPDRADARLADLGR, from the coding sequence ATGAACGGCACCCAGGGGACCGCGGGTCACCTGCTGCGGCTCATCCGCACCGGCACCGCCACCACGCGTGGTGCGCTCCAGCGCACCACCGGACTGTCCCGTTCCACCGTCGGCCACCGGCTCGACCAGCTCTTCGCCGCAGGCTGGATCCGGGAGGCCGCACCCGGCACCGGCGGAGCGACCGCCGCGCACCCCACGGGCGGACGGCCGTCCACCCGCCTGGAGTTCGACGGCACGCACGCCGTGGTGCTCGCCGCCGACCTGGAGACGCGCAACGCCCGCGCCGCCGTCCTCGACCTCAACGGCCGGACGCTGGCCGAACACCGCGGCCCGCTGCTCATCGAGGACGGCCCGGACGGCGTGCTCGACACCCTCGGCCGGTGGTTCGGGACGCTGCTCGGCGAGGCGAGCGTGCCGTCCGCCCGCGTGTGCGGGGTCGGGCTGTCCGTGCCGGGGCCGGTCGACCACGCCTCCGGCCTCGTCGTCCAGCCGCCCATCATGCCCGGCTGGGACGGCTACCCCGTCGCCGAGCGGATGCGCCGCGCGTACGCCGAACACGTCGGCGACCCCGAAGGCACCGACGCGGGCGGGCCGCTGCCCGTGTTCCTCGACAACGACGCCAACCTCATGGCGTACGCCGAACAGCGCGCCGGCCACGCCGACTGCGCCGCCTTCCTGCTGGTGAAGGTATCCACCGGCATCGGCGCCGGACTCGTCGTCGACGGCGAGATGTACCGCGGCATCGACGGCGGCGCCGGCGACATCGGCCACATCCGCCTGCACGATCGCACCGACGCGCTGTGCATGTGCGGCTCCTACGGCTGTCTCGCCGCCGTCGCCAGCGGCCGTGCGCTCGCCGGCCGGCTCACCGCCGCGGGCGTCCCCACCGCCTCCGGCTCCGACGTCAGCGCCCACCTGGCCGCCGGGCAGCCCGACGCCGTACGGCTCGCGCGGGAGGCCGGGCGCCGGGTGGGCGAGGTGCTGGTCACCGTCGTCACGGTGCTCAACCCGGGCGTGCTGATGATCGCCGGCGAACTCGCCGGGACGCCCTTCCTCACCGGAGTCCGCGAACTCCTCTACCAGCGCGCCATGCCGCGCACCACCGCCCACCTGGAGGTCGTCACCTCCCAACTCGGCGACCGGGCCGGGCTGGCGGGCGCCGCCGCCATGGTCGTCGAACAGCTCTACGCCCCAGACCGAGCCGACGCCCGGCTCGCGGACCTGGGGCGCTAG
- a CDS encoding cory-CC-star protein produces MTTTSRRASFRARWSAFRAGLEEFYAGPYRRTFARARREEDDLFRMVVLAEALGVPDPAAYYTAELMPALYEDFHAWHRRMGMDRSPLEHVGCC; encoded by the coding sequence GTGACGACGACGTCCCGGCGGGCCTCGTTCCGGGCCCGCTGGTCCGCGTTCCGGGCCGGGCTGGAGGAGTTCTACGCCGGTCCCTACCGGCGTACCTTCGCCCGCGCCCGGCGCGAGGAGGACGACCTCTTCCGGATGGTCGTCCTCGCGGAGGCCCTGGGCGTGCCCGACCCGGCGGCGTACTACACCGCCGAGCTGATGCCCGCCCTCTACGAGGACTTCCACGCCTGGCACCGCCGCATGGGCATGGACCGCTCACCCCTGGAGCACGTCGGATGCTGCTAG
- a CDS encoding carbon starvation protein A: MNALPLLLIGLAMFAGGYLLYSKFLANRVYKLDASFRTPAHEMQDGVDYVPTNKFVLWGHHFTSVAGAAPIVGPAVAVIWGWVPAFLWVTLGTVFFAGMHDLGALWASARNKGRSIGALSGRYIGARGANLFLVVIFLLLLMVVAAFAVVIKNLLISTPSAVIPAWGAVAVALLVGQAVYRYRMSLGLVTVVGVAALYGLIALGDAFPVELPDPILGMSPATFWILALFVYAGIASLLPVWVLLQPRDYINGVQLFVGLGILFGSVLLSAPTIVAPALNDAVPAGTPGLMPLLFVTVACGAISGFHGMVSSGTSSKQLDKETDVRFVGYFGAVGEGLLALGAIIAAIAGYRTLADWEAVYSAFGEGGVTAFVDGGGAILNAGLGLPVSLSATVLATMAILFAATTMDTGVRLLRFVVQEAGEVAKVKINNGVGTLIAVGVGLGLTFSQGAGGEGGLRIWPLFGTSNQLLASLTLSIVAVMLIRKRRNPVPALVPLAFVFVMAFWAALVQLGDFYDTGDWLLLVIDLVIIVAAVWVAFEAVVAMRKASQEPPEALDADATQKAEIKG; the protein is encoded by the coding sequence ATGAACGCACTGCCGCTGCTCCTGATCGGCCTCGCGATGTTCGCGGGCGGCTACCTCCTGTACTCGAAGTTCCTCGCCAACCGGGTCTACAAGCTCGACGCGTCGTTCAGAACCCCCGCGCACGAGATGCAGGACGGCGTCGACTACGTCCCGACCAACAAGTTCGTGCTGTGGGGCCACCACTTCACCTCGGTCGCGGGAGCGGCGCCGATCGTCGGCCCCGCCGTCGCCGTGATCTGGGGCTGGGTCCCCGCGTTCCTGTGGGTCACCCTCGGCACCGTCTTCTTCGCGGGCATGCACGACCTCGGCGCCCTGTGGGCCTCGGCGCGCAACAAGGGCCGCTCGATCGGCGCGCTCTCCGGCCGCTACATCGGCGCCCGGGGCGCGAACCTCTTCCTCGTCGTGATCTTCCTGCTGCTCCTGATGGTGGTCGCGGCCTTCGCGGTCGTCATCAAGAACCTGCTGATCTCCACCCCCTCGGCGGTCATCCCCGCCTGGGGCGCGGTCGCGGTCGCCCTGCTGGTCGGCCAGGCTGTCTACCGCTACAGGATGAGTCTCGGCCTGGTCACCGTGGTCGGCGTCGCGGCGCTCTACGGCCTGATCGCCCTCGGCGACGCCTTCCCGGTGGAACTGCCCGACCCCATCCTGGGCATGTCCCCGGCCACCTTCTGGATCCTCGCGCTCTTCGTCTACGCCGGCATCGCCTCCCTGCTGCCGGTGTGGGTGCTGCTCCAGCCGCGCGACTACATCAACGGCGTCCAGCTCTTCGTCGGCCTCGGCATCCTGTTCGGCTCGGTGCTGCTCAGCGCCCCGACGATCGTCGCCCCGGCCCTCAACGACGCCGTGCCCGCAGGCACTCCGGGCCTCATGCCGCTGCTCTTCGTCACCGTCGCGTGCGGTGCCATCTCCGGCTTCCACGGCATGGTCTCCTCCGGCACCAGCTCCAAGCAGCTCGACAAGGAGACCGACGTCCGCTTCGTCGGCTACTTCGGCGCGGTCGGCGAGGGTCTGCTCGCGCTCGGCGCGATCATCGCGGCCATCGCGGGCTACCGCACGCTGGCCGACTGGGAGGCCGTCTACAGCGCCTTCGGTGAGGGCGGCGTCACGGCGTTCGTCGACGGCGGCGGCGCGATCCTCAACGCCGGCCTGGGCCTGCCGGTCTCGCTCAGCGCGACGGTCCTGGCCACCATGGCGATCCTGTTCGCCGCCACCACCATGGACACCGGCGTGCGCCTGCTGCGCTTCGTCGTCCAGGAGGCCGGCGAGGTCGCGAAGGTGAAGATCAACAACGGCGTCGGCACCCTCATCGCCGTCGGCGTCGGTCTGGGACTCACCTTCAGCCAGGGCGCCGGAGGCGAGGGCGGCCTCCGCATCTGGCCGCTGTTCGGCACCAGCAACCAGCTGCTGGCCTCGCTGACCCTGTCCATCGTCGCGGTCATGCTGATCCGCAAGCGGCGCAACCCGGTGCCCGCGCTGGTGCCGCTCGCCTTCGTGTTCGTGATGGCGTTCTGGGCAGCCCTCGTGCAGCTCGGCGACTTCTACGACACGGGGGACTGGCTGCTGCTGGTCATCGACCTCGTCATCATCGTCGCCGCCGTGTGGGTCGCCTTCGAAGCGGTCGTCGCGATGCGGAAGGCTTCCCAGGAGCCCCCGGAGGCCCTGGACGCCGACGCGACGCAGAAGGCCGAGATCAAGGGGTGA
- the ppdK gene encoding pyruvate, phosphate dikinase, with translation MAYQWTCSCAFEMGTLPAVRATVREESSPVSEHAVNTPPQQGQKLVYDFTEGNKDLKDLLGGKGANLAEMTNLGLPVPPGFTITTEACKVYLDSGAEPPALRDEVSAHLDALERKMGKKLGQADDPLLVSVRSGAKFSMPGMMDTVLNIGLSDASVQGLASQSGDERFAWDSYRRLIQMFGETVLGIDGELFSDTLDEAKKTHGARTDVDLPASELRNLVDAFKAIVAKETGRDFPQDPRDQMDLAVRAVFDSWNGDRAKLYRRQERIPHDLGTAVNICSMVFGNLGPDSGTGVAFTRDPASGHQGIYGDYLQNAQGEDVVAGIRNTVPLADLEQLDKTSYDQLLAIMERLENHYLDLCDIEFTIERGKLWMLQTRVGKRTAAAAFRIATQLVDQGLIDEAEALRRVNGAQLAQLMFPRFASDVELDTIGRGIAASPGAAVGKAVFDSYTAIKWSRSGEKVILIRRETNPDDLDGMLAAEGILTSRGGKTSHAAVVARGMGKTCVCGAEELEVDTKRRRLTTAAGTVVEEGDVVSIDGSTGKVYLGEVPVVPSPVVEYFEGRMHAGADDADELVKAVHRIMAYADRVRRLRVRANADNAEDAGRARRFGAQGIGLCRTEHMFLGERRELVERLILADTDDEREEALGALLPLQKADFVELFETMDGLPVTVRLLDPPLHEFLPDITELSVRVALAESRKDHNENDLRLLQAVHRLHEQNPMLGLRGVRLGLVIPGLFTMQVRAIAEAVAERKTQAKGDPRAEIMIPLVGTVQELEIVRDEAEEVIAEVEGAYGTSLGLTLGTMIELPRAALTAGQIAECADFFSFGTNDLTQTVWGFSRDDVEASFFTAYLEKGIFGVSPFETIDKDGVGSLVRNAVEAGRATRPDLKLGVCGEHGGDPESVHFFHEAGLDYVSCSPFRIPVARLEAGRAAADGG, from the coding sequence ATGGCGTACCAATGGACGTGCTCCTGTGCCTTCGAAATGGGTACGCTCCCCGCCGTCAGGGCAACCGTTCGCGAGGAGTCGAGTCCCGTGTCGGAACACGCGGTGAACACACCACCCCAGCAGGGTCAGAAGCTCGTCTACGACTTCACCGAGGGCAACAAGGACCTCAAGGACCTGCTCGGCGGCAAGGGGGCCAACCTCGCCGAGATGACCAACCTCGGCCTCCCCGTGCCGCCCGGCTTCACCATCACCACCGAGGCGTGCAAGGTCTACCTCGACTCCGGCGCCGAACCCCCGGCGCTGCGTGACGAGGTGAGCGCCCACCTCGACGCGCTCGAGCGGAAGATGGGCAAGAAGCTCGGCCAGGCCGACGACCCCCTCCTGGTGTCCGTCCGCTCGGGCGCCAAGTTCTCGATGCCCGGCATGATGGACACCGTCCTCAATATCGGCCTGTCCGACGCCTCCGTGCAGGGGCTCGCCTCGCAGTCCGGCGACGAGCGGTTCGCCTGGGACTCCTACCGCCGCCTGATCCAGATGTTCGGCGAGACCGTGCTCGGCATCGACGGCGAACTGTTCTCCGACACCCTCGACGAGGCGAAGAAGACGCACGGCGCCCGCACTGACGTCGACCTTCCGGCCTCCGAACTCCGGAACCTCGTCGACGCGTTCAAGGCGATCGTCGCCAAGGAGACGGGCCGCGACTTCCCGCAGGACCCGCGCGACCAGATGGACCTCGCCGTGCGGGCCGTCTTCGACTCGTGGAACGGCGACCGCGCCAAGCTGTACCGCCGCCAGGAGCGCATCCCGCACGACCTCGGCACCGCCGTCAACATCTGCTCCATGGTGTTCGGCAACCTCGGTCCCGACTCCGGCACCGGCGTGGCCTTCACCCGTGACCCGGCCAGCGGCCACCAGGGCATCTACGGCGACTACCTCCAGAACGCGCAGGGCGAGGACGTCGTCGCCGGCATCCGCAACACCGTGCCGCTCGCCGACCTCGAACAGCTCGACAAGACGTCGTACGACCAGCTCCTCGCCATCATGGAGCGGCTGGAGAACCACTACCTCGACCTCTGCGACATCGAGTTCACCATCGAGCGCGGCAAGCTCTGGATGCTCCAGACACGCGTGGGCAAGCGCACCGCCGCCGCCGCGTTCCGCATCGCCACGCAGCTCGTCGACCAGGGCCTCATCGACGAGGCGGAGGCGCTGCGCCGCGTCAACGGCGCGCAGCTCGCGCAGCTGATGTTCCCGCGCTTCGCCTCCGACGTGGAGCTGGACACCATCGGCCGGGGCATCGCCGCCTCTCCGGGCGCGGCCGTCGGCAAGGCCGTCTTCGACTCGTACACGGCCATCAAGTGGTCGCGTTCCGGCGAGAAGGTCATCCTCATCCGCCGCGAGACCAACCCCGACGACCTGGACGGCATGCTCGCCGCCGAGGGCATCCTCACCAGCCGCGGCGGCAAGACCTCGCACGCCGCCGTCGTCGCCCGCGGCATGGGCAAGACCTGCGTGTGCGGCGCGGAGGAGCTGGAGGTCGACACCAAGCGCCGTCGGCTGACCACCGCCGCCGGGACGGTCGTCGAGGAGGGCGACGTCGTCTCCATCGACGGCTCCACCGGCAAGGTGTATCTAGGCGAGGTGCCCGTCGTGCCGTCGCCGGTCGTGGAGTACTTCGAGGGCCGCATGCACGCGGGCGCCGACGACGCCGACGAGCTGGTCAAGGCCGTGCACCGGATCATGGCGTACGCCGACCGCGTCCGCCGCCTCCGGGTGCGCGCCAACGCCGACAACGCCGAGGACGCCGGCCGCGCCCGCCGCTTCGGCGCCCAGGGCATCGGTCTGTGCCGCACCGAGCACATGTTCCTCGGCGAGCGCCGCGAGCTGGTCGAGCGGCTGATTCTCGCCGACACCGACGACGAGCGCGAAGAGGCCCTGGGCGCGCTGCTCCCGCTGCAGAAGGCCGACTTCGTCGAGCTGTTCGAGACCATGGACGGTCTGCCGGTGACCGTGCGGCTGCTCGACCCGCCGCTGCACGAATTCCTGCCGGACATCACCGAGCTGTCCGTACGCGTCGCCCTCGCCGAGTCCCGCAAGGACCACAACGAGAACGACCTGCGGCTCCTCCAGGCCGTGCACCGCCTGCACGAGCAGAATCCGATGCTCGGCCTGCGCGGCGTCCGCCTCGGTCTGGTCATCCCCGGCCTGTTCACCATGCAGGTGCGCGCCATCGCGGAGGCCGTCGCCGAGCGGAAGACCCAGGCGAAGGGCGACCCGCGCGCCGAGATCATGATCCCGCTGGTCGGGACGGTGCAGGAGCTGGAGATCGTCCGCGACGAGGCGGAGGAGGTCATCGCCGAGGTCGAGGGCGCGTACGGCACCTCGCTGGGCCTGACCCTCGGGACCATGATCGAGCTGCCGCGCGCCGCGCTGACCGCCGGCCAGATCGCGGAGTGCGCCGACTTCTTCTCCTTCGGCACCAACGACCTCACGCAGACCGTGTGGGGCTTCAGCCGGGACGACGTGGAGGCCAGCTTCTTCACCGCCTACCTGGAGAAGGGCATCTTCGGTGTCTCCCCGTTCGAGACCATCGATAAGGACGGCGTCGGCTCGCTGGTCCGCAACGCGGTCGAGGCCGGGCGGGCCACCCGCCCCGACCTCAAGCTCGGCGTCTGCGGCGAGCACGGCGGCGACCCGGAGTCCGTGCACTTCTTCCACGAGGCCGGACTGGACTACGTGTCCTGCTCGCCGTTCCGCATCCCGGTCGCCCGCCTGGAGGCGGGCCGCGCCGCCGCCGACGGCGGCTGA